One part of the Georgfuchsia toluolica genome encodes these proteins:
- a CDS encoding flagella synthesis protein FlgN yields MATPSADLAHCLDAERDALKQCVDMLGRERQLLMDGNIDALADLGVRKSLLLESAAEFSSLRERYLSDNGFPGDRDGMDALLRENPDLHAIWDETMEWARQARILNNVNGALIDVRITHNRSALSVMHQAATSHATYGQDGHILHGARGRTLGRG; encoded by the coding sequence ATGGCTACCCCATCCGCCGATTTGGCGCATTGCCTTGACGCCGAGCGGGATGCGCTCAAGCAATGCGTCGATATGCTTGGCCGGGAGCGACAATTACTCATGGATGGAAATATCGACGCACTGGCCGATCTTGGTGTCCGCAAATCCTTGTTGCTGGAGTCGGCGGCAGAATTTTCATCGCTTCGCGAGCGTTATCTATCGGATAACGGCTTCCCCGGTGATCGTGATGGCATGGATGCGCTGCTGCGTGAGAACCCCGACCTGCACGCGATATGGGATGAAACTATGGAATGGGCAAGGCAGGCCCGTATTCTGAACAACGTGAATGGCGCCCTGATCGACGTACGCATCACTCACAACCGCTCTGCGCTGTCCGTCATGCATCAGGCGGCCACTTCCCACGCGACCTACGGACAGGATGGTCACATACTGCATGGCGCCCGGGGGCGAACGCTCGGGCGTGGATAA
- the flgM gene encoding flagellar biosynthesis anti-sigma factor FlgM, with amino-acid sequence MKIDNSIKSLASNGMAGRTAGKAGADGNKAPQIDSVNVQLSSLSEQVQTVSASDGVIDTAQIAEIKQAIRDGRFKINSGAIADRLLDSVKELINASHH; translated from the coding sequence ATGAAAATCGATAATTCCATCAAGTCGCTTGCCAGCAACGGCATGGCAGGTCGTACTGCCGGCAAGGCCGGCGCAGACGGCAACAAGGCGCCGCAGATCGACAGCGTCAATGTTCAACTAAGCTCCCTGTCCGAGCAGGTGCAAACTGTGTCCGCCAGCGATGGCGTCATCGACACGGCCCAAATCGCGGAAATCAAACAAGCCATCCGTGACGGCCGCTTCAAGATCAATTCCGGCGCCATCGCGGATCGGCTGCTAGACAGCGTCAAGGAACTCATCAACGCTTCGCACCATTGA
- the flgA gene encoding flagellar basal body P-ring formation chaperone FlgA, with protein sequence MSLRSIAFTLLLMSSSVFAAARQDAAAIQKAVEDFLRSESAGLPGRVELQVSAIDPRLLLPDCAQLQPFTPAGSRLWGRTSVGVRCLGATPWTIYLPVQIQVTGSYLVAARTLIQGQTLGQDDFVFRVGDLTQLPQGVLVVPAQAIGKVMANSIASGEPLRQDMVRAPMILQSNQPVKIISRGQGFVVSGEGRALSNASDGQTVQVRTLAGQVIAGIVRPGPLVEVTF encoded by the coding sequence ATGTCGCTACGTTCAATTGCCTTCACCTTGCTGTTGATGTCGTCATCCGTGTTCGCGGCTGCCCGCCAGGACGCCGCCGCGATTCAAAAGGCAGTAGAGGACTTTCTGCGCAGCGAAAGCGCGGGTCTGCCTGGCAGGGTGGAATTGCAGGTCAGCGCCATTGACCCGCGTCTGTTGCTTCCCGACTGCGCGCAGCTTCAGCCCTTCACTCCGGCCGGCTCACGCCTGTGGGGCAGAACATCCGTCGGTGTGCGCTGCCTTGGCGCCACGCCGTGGACGATTTATCTTCCGGTACAGATACAGGTGACCGGCAGCTACCTCGTCGCCGCACGCACGCTCATTCAAGGCCAGACCCTGGGACAGGATGACTTTGTCTTCAGAGTCGGGGATCTGACCCAGTTGCCACAGGGCGTCTTGGTCGTGCCGGCACAAGCCATTGGCAAGGTGATGGCGAACAGCATTGCCAGCGGCGAGCCGCTGCGTCAGGACATGGTGCGCGCGCCGATGATCCTGCAATCCAACCAGCCAGTGAAAATCATCTCGCGCGGACAGGGATTTGTCGTCAGCGGGGAGGGGCGAGCCCTGTCGAATGCCAGCGACGGACAGACAGTGCAGGTGCGAACCCTTGCGGGGCAAGTCATTGCCGGTATCGTTCGGCCTGGGCCTTTGGTCGAAGTCACGTTCTGA
- the flgB gene encoding flagellar basal body rod protein FlgB yields the protein MISKLDDVLQFHQQALGLRNYRQQLLASNIANADTPGYKARDIDFNSALQSALNNGSQGGGPDKTSMRHLGANAAQPVPEQQVLYRTPTQLSVDGNTVEMDAERAQFADNAVRMEASLTFLNSQIKTLLAAIQG from the coding sequence ATGATCAGTAAACTTGACGATGTATTACAGTTTCACCAGCAGGCGCTGGGACTGCGAAACTACCGGCAGCAGCTGCTGGCATCGAACATCGCGAATGCCGACACGCCCGGCTACAAGGCGCGCGATATCGACTTCAACAGCGCGTTGCAATCGGCGTTGAATAACGGCTCGCAAGGTGGAGGCCCCGACAAAACTTCCATGCGGCATCTTGGCGCCAATGCCGCGCAGCCGGTGCCGGAGCAGCAGGTTTTATATCGCACGCCGACTCAACTTAGCGTCGATGGCAATACGGTCGAGATGGACGCCGAGCGCGCCCAGTTTGCCGACAACGCCGTCAGGATGGAAGCCAGCCTGACCTTCCTCAACAGCCAGATCAAAACCCTGCTGGCCGCAATTCAAGGATGA
- the flgC gene encoding flagellar basal body rod protein FlgC encodes MTTPVSIGNIFDIAGSAMAAQAQRLNVVASNLANADSATSADGKPYRAKQVVFATAPVGGEGASGVRVTGVISDPSPMREVFDPKHPLANDKGFVTMSNVNVVEEMVNMLSASRAYQNNVEVMNTAKTLMAKTLSLGQ; translated from the coding sequence ATGACGACGCCTGTCTCCATCGGCAATATATTCGACATCGCCGGATCGGCCATGGCGGCCCAGGCGCAGCGCCTGAATGTGGTGGCAAGCAATCTCGCCAATGCCGACAGCGCAACCAGTGCCGACGGCAAGCCTTATCGCGCCAAGCAGGTGGTTTTCGCCACCGCGCCGGTGGGCGGCGAAGGCGCCAGCGGCGTCCGGGTGACGGGCGTGATCAGCGATCCATCACCGATGCGCGAAGTCTTCGATCCCAAGCATCCGCTGGCCAATGACAAGGGCTTCGTCACCATGTCCAACGTCAATGTGGTCGAGGAAATGGTGAACATGCTTTCCGCATCGAGGGCTTACCAGAACAACGTGGAAGTCATGAATACGGCGAAAACCCTGATGGCCAAAACCCTCAGTCTGGGTCAATAG
- a CDS encoding flagellar hook assembly protein FlgD — MSAINAVYNAPVDMTTLNGSSSTAASSTRDAQDRFLKLLVVQMKNQDPLNPMDNAQVTTQIAQLNTVSGIDKLNTTLTNMAASFSAAQSIQATSLIGHGVLVPGSSLNLQNGTALFGADLPQSVDHLKVSIQDGAGNVLHSMDVGPHPAGSVVLSWDGVTDAGMTAANGNYKLVLDASAAGSAIPATPLSFSQVEGVSSTAGGVVLNLGGAQTAVLSDVKQIM; from the coding sequence ATGAGTGCGATCAACGCGGTCTACAACGCTCCAGTCGACATGACTACCCTGAATGGCAGTTCGTCGACAGCGGCGTCATCGACCCGGGATGCGCAGGATCGTTTCCTGAAACTGCTGGTGGTGCAGATGAAAAACCAGGACCCATTGAATCCGATGGACAACGCGCAGGTGACGACGCAGATCGCGCAGCTCAACACGGTGTCCGGCATCGACAAGCTCAATACCACATTGACCAACATGGCGGCGAGTTTCTCGGCCGCGCAGTCGATCCAGGCTACCAGCCTGATCGGCCATGGCGTGCTGGTGCCGGGCAGTAGCCTGAACTTGCAAAACGGCACGGCGCTTTTCGGCGCCGATCTGCCGCAGTCGGTGGATCATCTCAAGGTCTCCATCCAGGACGGCGCCGGCAATGTATTGCACAGCATGGATGTCGGTCCGCATCCGGCCGGCAGTGTGGTGTTGAGCTGGGACGGAGTTACCGATGCCGGGATGACGGCTGCCAATGGCAATTACAAGCTGGTGCTGGATGCATCGGCGGCCGGCAGCGCTATTCCCGCCACTCCATTGAGTTTTAGTCAGGTAGAGGGCGTCTCCAGCACGGCCGGCGGTGTCGTATTGAATCTGGGTGGCGCGCAGACCGCCGTCCTCAGCGATGTCAAACAGATCATGTAA